In Accipiter gentilis unplaced genomic scaffold, bAccGen1.1, whole genome shotgun sequence, one DNA window encodes the following:
- the LOC126037445 gene encoding E3 ubiquitin-protein ligase RBBP6-like has translation MSCVHYKFFSKLNYDTVTFGLYISLRDPKLQITVREKLTAASCDLQITNAQTKEEYTDGNALIRRNSWVIVRRIPAGGVKVTSKTCVTSRTEAVSGTSKAVCKNTISHFFLHTALNSKATALYSFSKH, from the exons ATGTCGTGTGTCCACTACaagttcttctccaagctgaactatGATACGGTCACCTTCGGCCTCTACATCTCTCTGCGTGACCCCAAGCTCCAGATCACGGTCCGCGAAAAGCTGACGGCAGCCAGCTGCGACCTGCAGATCACCAACGCCCAGACCAAAGAAG aatacacagATGGTAATGCCCTGATTCGTAGAAACTCATGGGTAATTGTTAGGAGAATCCCTGCTGGAGGAGTTAAAGTCACCAGCAAAACCTGTGTTAC aagtcgtactgaggcagtgagtggaacatcaaaagcagtatgtaaaaacacaatctcacacttttttctacaCACTGCTCTTAATTCTAAGGCCACGGCCTTGTattcattttccaaacattaa